Proteins from one Hirundo rustica isolate bHirRus1 chromosome 28, bHirRus1.pri.v3, whole genome shotgun sequence genomic window:
- the CDCA2 gene encoding cell division cycle-associated protein 2 isoform X4 produces the protein MLRGSKTPLRVKENESGCPGRKEEASFTPSRDQKSCKATKSKVVRPSKKENFGDGNQTGPPKRALKWPKVPEEHLCQPRGSDVSWQLPGVLSEPPSPLHTRGDCSSSRAVPLGNDFCTPERDKEDGKPDFGLSEQRKKPGGFAAVITAEFGTAQEGFGKRATGTSPTSLKFRRRSTIGLRGSPENNTLIRYLAQQRSSRQGEAFTQISPFKPANVRSLKDKIDAFQASFESLQEAEGEAGLSHLGEPSQQRGSCKLIKSPAQSKAPFKKEPSLEHWSEKFSLSTRGTALKGNLSENGTKSSRSELRICSILSPHRAVAAPDPAAAKEWVCERQNPVKSLETVVTGDSLETGHVSRCDRGDAVSDLSPRKAVEDVSLGMLGGNQTPGTPLGAGNIPSSDLSQSSSLLRSILKKTPGMELGDSPKEYSSRAIDKGGGESAAGSSCVTAIETLQTETPDAQSSKTPRKKKVTFGEVLSPEIFDQSLPANTPLRRGASPGHGPGARPALSEEPLPLLDFGWDDEGVEPLPEFLEGSVAAEAPSPVENAEADTHKPDVITTRSSTKRKGGAVAEGTDQSSSGALSTESDKGTKNPRRSKIQRQKNPSTAAPKKTQKTKYPCYGKRRKKRVKKSLYGEREMASKKPLLSPIPEIPEVFSSVSSPNSPKADGLFTGACCRSEPAALAAPAPEGACRDTGGTFGKENLEEAAATSSGHPEVPGSLEGAPGSAPEFSVPGAEGDFDTSEYFQQGKETPREKAAKHCSSLIEKEELEGNLLTEPGILEPQDEQERAQRAKRPLKDSVRGDPARRRRRRSSSTFYFPPVENTEITGADLPFSCYSVEEVLSVPRAQEGSLQGRRSSAELRVRRSMRLSRDAAAEGLAWIQLPLPAAPKGRRSISASVLAGAENVRREQNPLPWAAPGKENEGSAALAAAPGSTRRRRSLSEATARETLRAPSQRRRSTNSGCGKDGSDQNHSGAAETLELRWKDVSGISDFLK, from the exons ATGCTCAGAGGATCTAAAACTCCCCTGAGAGTTAAAGAAAATGAGAGTGGCTGTCCTGGACGGAAGGAAGAGGCCTCTTTCACTCCATCAAGAGACCAGAAGAGCTGCAAAGCGACCAAATCCAAAGTCGTCAGACCATCCAAGAAGGAGAATTTTGGTGATGGGAACCAGACAGGGCCACCAAAACGTGCCCTGAAATGGCCCAAAGTCCCCGAGGAGCATTTGTGTCAGCCCCGGGGGTCTGATGtgagctggcagctccctggggTGCTCAGTGAGCCCCCCTCGCCTTTGCACACCAGGGGGGATTGCTCCAGCAGCCGAGCTGTTCCCTTGGGAAACGACTTCTGCACTCCTGAGAGGGACAAAGAGGATGGAAAACCTGATTTTGGACTGTCTGAACAGCGGAAAAAACCTggtggctttgctgctgtgaTAACTGCTGAGTTCGGGACGGCTCAGGAAGGCTTTGGCAAACGAGCCACGG GGACTTCCCCAACTTCGCTAAAATTTAGGAGGAGATCAACCATCGGCTTGAGGGGATCCCCAGAAAACAACACCCTGATCCGGTACCTGGcgcagcagaggagcagcaggcagggagaagcTTTCACCCAG ATCAGTCCTTTTAAACCTGCGAACGTGAGGTCGCTGAAGGACAAGATCGACGCTTTCCAAGCCTCCTTTGAATCCCTGCAAGAGGCTGAGGGGGAGGCTGGGCTCTCACACCTGGGGGAGCCTTCCCAGCAGAGAGGTTCCTGTAAGCTGATTAAATCTCCTG CTCAGAGCAAAGCACCTTTTAAAAAAGAGCCAAGCCTGGAGCACTGGAGTGAAAAGTTCTCGTTGAGCACCAGAGGAACTgctttgaaaggaaatttaAGTGAAAATGGGaccaagagcagcaggagtgaGCTCAGGATCTGCAGCATCTTGTCCCCGCACcgagctgtggctgcccctgacCCTGCTGCTGCAAAG gaatgGGTTTGTGAGCGACAAAATCCTGTTAAATCCTTGGAGACTGTTGTAACTGGAGATTCCCTGGAAACAGGCCACG TTTCCAGGTGTGACCGAGGTGATGCTGTCTCGGATCTCAGCCCAAGGAAAGCTGTGGAAGATGTCAGCCTGGGAATGCTGGGTGGAAACCAAACCCCTGGGAcacctctgggagcagggaacatCCCCAGCAGTGacctctcccagagcagctccctgctgaggtccatcctgaaaaaaaccccggGGATGGAGCTCGGGGACAGCCCCAAG GAATACTCCAGCAGAGCCATTgacaaaggaggaggagaatcTGCTGCAGGCTCCAGTTGTGTAACAGCCATTGAAACGTTGCAAACAG AGACGCCTGACGCTCAGAGCTCCAAAAcaccaaggaagaaaaaagtgactTTTGGGGAAGTGCTGAGCCCCGAAATCTTTGACCAAAGCCTTCCTGCCAACACCCCCCTACGCAGAGGAGCCTCCCCAGGGCACGGCCCCGGGGCAAGGCCAGCCCTCTCCGAGGAGCCTTTGCCCCTCCTGGATTTTGGTTGGGATGAT gaAGGTGTTGAGCCTCTCCCAGAATTCCTGGAAGGTTCTGTTGCTGCAGAAGCCCCTTCACCTGTGGAAAATGCAGAAG CAGATACTCACAAACCTGACGTGATAACAACTCGTTCTTCTACGAAAAGGAAG ggtggggctgtggcagagggcacagatcagagcagctctggggcacTGAGCACTGAGAGTGACAAAGGCACCAAAAACCCGAGGAGGAGCAAGatccagagacagaaaaatccaagcacagctgctcccaagaAGACCCAG aaaacaaaatacccGTGCtatgggaaaagaagaaagaaaagagtcaAGAAATCTTTGTatggagaaagagaaatggcTTCTAAGAAACCCCTCCTGAGCCCTATCCCTGAAATTCCAGAGGTTTTCTCTTCTGTCTCGTCTCCAAACTCACCAAAGGCAGATGGACTTTTTACAG GTGCTTGCTGTCGTTCAGAGCCTGCAGCTTTGGCTGCCCCCGCACCCGAGGGTGCCTGCAGGGACACTGGAGGGACGTTTGGGAAAGAAAAcctggaggaggcagcagccaccagctctgGACACCCCGAGGTGCCAGGGAGCCTGGAGGGTGCTCCTGGCTCCGCTCCTGAG TTTTCTGTGCCAGGTGCGGAAGGTGATTTTGATACATCTGAGTATTTCCAGCAGGGCAAAGAGACTCCACgtgaaaaagcagcaaaacactgCAGTTCCTTGATAGAAAAGGAGGAATTAGAAGGAAATCTCCTCACTGAGCCGGGAATTCTGGAACCACAGGATGAACAGGAGCGTGCCCAGAGAGCCAAGCGTCCTCTAAAGGATTCTGTCAGAGGCGATCCAgcaaggagaagaagaagaagaagcagcagcaccttctACTTCCCTCCTGTCGAAAACACGGAAATAACTGGGGCTGATCTTCCCTTCTCCTGTTACAGTGTGGAAGAAGTTTTATCAGTGCCCCGGGCCCAGGAGGGGTCCCTGCAGGGCCGCAGGAGCAGCGCCGAGCTCAGGGTGAGGCGCAGCAtgaggctgagcagggatgcAGCCGCTGAGGGACTTGCATGGATCCAGCTTCCCCTGCCGGCTGCTCCCAAGGGCAGGAGAAGCATCAGCGCCTCCgtcctggcaggagctgagaaCGTCCGCAGGGAGCAGAAcccgctgccctgggcagcGCCGGGCAAGGAGAACgagggctctgctgctctggccGCTGCTCCCGGCAGCACGCGGAGGAGGAGAAGCCTCTCGGAAGCCACGGCTCGAGAAACGCTCAGGGCCCCCAGCCAGAGGAGGAGAAGCACAAATTCCGGGTGTGGGAAGGACGGGAGTGACCAAAACCACTCGGGAGCAGCAGAAACTCTTGAGCTGAGATGGAAAGATGTTTCAGGCATCTCTGATTTTCTCAAGTGA
- the CDCA2 gene encoding cell division cycle-associated protein 2 isoform X2 encodes MLRGSKTPLRVKENESGCPGRKEEASFTPSRDQKSCKATKSKVVRPSKKENFGDGNQTGPPKRALKWPKVPEEHLCQPRGSDVSWQLPGVLSEPPSPLHTRGDCSSSRAVPLGNDFCTPERDKEDGKPDFGLSEQRKKPGGFAAVITAEFGTAQEGFGKRATGTSPTSLKFRRRSTIGLRGSPENNTLIRYLAQQRSSRQGEAFTQISPFKPANVRSLKDKIDAFQASFESLQEAEGEAGLSHLGEPSQQRGSCKLIKSPAQSKAPFKKEPSLEHWSEKFSLSTRGTALKGNLSENGTKSSRSELRICSILSPHRAVAAPDPAAAKEWVCERQNPVKSLETVVTGDSLETGHVSRCDRGDAVSDLSPRKAVEDVSLGMLGGNQTPGTPLGAGNIPSSDLSQSSSLLRSILKKTPGMELGDSPKEYSSRAIDKGGGESAAGSSCVTAIETLQTETPDAQSSKTPRKKKVTFGEVLSPEIFDQSLPANTPLRRGASPGHGPGARPALSEEPLPLLDFGWDDEGVEPLPEFLEGSVAAEAPSPVENAEVADTHKPDVITTRSSTKRKGGAVAEGTDQSSSGALSTESDKGTKNPRRSKIQRQKNPSTAAPKKTQKTKYPCYGKRRKKRVKKSLYGEREMASKKPLLSPIPEIPEVFSSVSSPNSPKADGLFTGACCRSEPAALAAPAPEGACRDTGGTFGKENLEEAAATSSGHPEVPGSLEGAPGSAPEFSVPGAEGDFDTSEYFQQGKETPREKAAKHCSSLIEKEELEGNLLTEPGILEPQDEQERAQRAKRPLKDSVRGDPARRRRRRSSSTFYFPPVENTEITGADLPFSCYSVEEVLSVPRAQEGSLQGRRSSAELRVRRSMRLSRDAAAEGLAWIQLPLPAAPKGRRSISASVLAGAENVRREQNPLPWAAPGKENEGSAALAAAPGSTRRRRSLSEATARETLRAPSQRRRSTNSGCGKDGSDQNHSGAAETLELRWKDVSGISDFLK; translated from the exons ATGCTCAGAGGATCTAAAACTCCCCTGAGAGTTAAAGAAAATGAGAGTGGCTGTCCTGGACGGAAGGAAGAGGCCTCTTTCACTCCATCAAGAGACCAGAAGAGCTGCAAAGCGACCAAATCCAAAGTCGTCAGACCATCCAAGAAGGAGAATTTTGGTGATGGGAACCAGACAGGGCCACCAAAACGTGCCCTGAAATGGCCCAAAGTCCCCGAGGAGCATTTGTGTCAGCCCCGGGGGTCTGATGtgagctggcagctccctggggTGCTCAGTGAGCCCCCCTCGCCTTTGCACACCAGGGGGGATTGCTCCAGCAGCCGAGCTGTTCCCTTGGGAAACGACTTCTGCACTCCTGAGAGGGACAAAGAGGATGGAAAACCTGATTTTGGACTGTCTGAACAGCGGAAAAAACCTggtggctttgctgctgtgaTAACTGCTGAGTTCGGGACGGCTCAGGAAGGCTTTGGCAAACGAGCCACGG GGACTTCCCCAACTTCGCTAAAATTTAGGAGGAGATCAACCATCGGCTTGAGGGGATCCCCAGAAAACAACACCCTGATCCGGTACCTGGcgcagcagaggagcagcaggcagggagaagcTTTCACCCAG ATCAGTCCTTTTAAACCTGCGAACGTGAGGTCGCTGAAGGACAAGATCGACGCTTTCCAAGCCTCCTTTGAATCCCTGCAAGAGGCTGAGGGGGAGGCTGGGCTCTCACACCTGGGGGAGCCTTCCCAGCAGAGAGGTTCCTGTAAGCTGATTAAATCTCCTG CTCAGAGCAAAGCACCTTTTAAAAAAGAGCCAAGCCTGGAGCACTGGAGTGAAAAGTTCTCGTTGAGCACCAGAGGAACTgctttgaaaggaaatttaAGTGAAAATGGGaccaagagcagcaggagtgaGCTCAGGATCTGCAGCATCTTGTCCCCGCACcgagctgtggctgcccctgacCCTGCTGCTGCAAAG gaatgGGTTTGTGAGCGACAAAATCCTGTTAAATCCTTGGAGACTGTTGTAACTGGAGATTCCCTGGAAACAGGCCACG TTTCCAGGTGTGACCGAGGTGATGCTGTCTCGGATCTCAGCCCAAGGAAAGCTGTGGAAGATGTCAGCCTGGGAATGCTGGGTGGAAACCAAACCCCTGGGAcacctctgggagcagggaacatCCCCAGCAGTGacctctcccagagcagctccctgctgaggtccatcctgaaaaaaaccccggGGATGGAGCTCGGGGACAGCCCCAAG GAATACTCCAGCAGAGCCATTgacaaaggaggaggagaatcTGCTGCAGGCTCCAGTTGTGTAACAGCCATTGAAACGTTGCAAACAG AGACGCCTGACGCTCAGAGCTCCAAAAcaccaaggaagaaaaaagtgactTTTGGGGAAGTGCTGAGCCCCGAAATCTTTGACCAAAGCCTTCCTGCCAACACCCCCCTACGCAGAGGAGCCTCCCCAGGGCACGGCCCCGGGGCAAGGCCAGCCCTCTCCGAGGAGCCTTTGCCCCTCCTGGATTTTGGTTGGGATGAT gaAGGTGTTGAGCCTCTCCCAGAATTCCTGGAAGGTTCTGTTGCTGCAGAAGCCCCTTCACCTGTGGAAAATGCAGAAG tagCAGATACTCACAAACCTGACGTGATAACAACTCGTTCTTCTACGAAAAGGAAG ggtggggctgtggcagagggcacagatcagagcagctctggggcacTGAGCACTGAGAGTGACAAAGGCACCAAAAACCCGAGGAGGAGCAAGatccagagacagaaaaatccaagcacagctgctcccaagaAGACCCAG aaaacaaaatacccGTGCtatgggaaaagaagaaagaaaagagtcaAGAAATCTTTGTatggagaaagagaaatggcTTCTAAGAAACCCCTCCTGAGCCCTATCCCTGAAATTCCAGAGGTTTTCTCTTCTGTCTCGTCTCCAAACTCACCAAAGGCAGATGGACTTTTTACAG GTGCTTGCTGTCGTTCAGAGCCTGCAGCTTTGGCTGCCCCCGCACCCGAGGGTGCCTGCAGGGACACTGGAGGGACGTTTGGGAAAGAAAAcctggaggaggcagcagccaccagctctgGACACCCCGAGGTGCCAGGGAGCCTGGAGGGTGCTCCTGGCTCCGCTCCTGAG TTTTCTGTGCCAGGTGCGGAAGGTGATTTTGATACATCTGAGTATTTCCAGCAGGGCAAAGAGACTCCACgtgaaaaagcagcaaaacactgCAGTTCCTTGATAGAAAAGGAGGAATTAGAAGGAAATCTCCTCACTGAGCCGGGAATTCTGGAACCACAGGATGAACAGGAGCGTGCCCAGAGAGCCAAGCGTCCTCTAAAGGATTCTGTCAGAGGCGATCCAgcaaggagaagaagaagaagaagcagcagcaccttctACTTCCCTCCTGTCGAAAACACGGAAATAACTGGGGCTGATCTTCCCTTCTCCTGTTACAGTGTGGAAGAAGTTTTATCAGTGCCCCGGGCCCAGGAGGGGTCCCTGCAGGGCCGCAGGAGCAGCGCCGAGCTCAGGGTGAGGCGCAGCAtgaggctgagcagggatgcAGCCGCTGAGGGACTTGCATGGATCCAGCTTCCCCTGCCGGCTGCTCCCAAGGGCAGGAGAAGCATCAGCGCCTCCgtcctggcaggagctgagaaCGTCCGCAGGGAGCAGAAcccgctgccctgggcagcGCCGGGCAAGGAGAACgagggctctgctgctctggccGCTGCTCCCGGCAGCACGCGGAGGAGGAGAAGCCTCTCGGAAGCCACGGCTCGAGAAACGCTCAGGGCCCCCAGCCAGAGGAGGAGAAGCACAAATTCCGGGTGTGGGAAGGACGGGAGTGACCAAAACCACTCGGGAGCAGCAGAAACTCTTGAGCTGAGATGGAAAGATGTTTCAGGCATCTCTGATTTTCTCAAGTGA